A stretch of Acropora muricata isolate sample 2 chromosome 7, ASM3666990v1, whole genome shotgun sequence DNA encodes these proteins:
- the LOC136923115 gene encoding death domain-containing ATP nucleosidase-like isoform X1, which yields MEDKQYVMESPEDCQSSNECGVAGRDMGERCSLSPPQLSVRLKQASDIQILTKHWDDVDHGPIDILLVTAEKCEFLSCLPFLEQLFKSYIHGIGFVYFGCMGGAIGQEKLKVALMSCSKGSATPRGSLTVAQSAIRVLQPKAVVSVGICTSLVSENVRMGDVVIPSKLISAEGFSTPVSPCFGDLARDAPYGWIAPLKDRGELEVNVHCDGDILSQSLTEKCPYDDIFKRYPGAVASETEGKGVYSAAYDANIEWMIVKGVASYFNQGQSATSEWMSFASTMAASVVAKMLNDPTVFQKWAHYSQGVEQASLGQRSSLLRSGHDLESAIGAQEDEEGTHIEHGEINENQKRTKVELGEVEGWHGACFTTSEDQHSLAKYGEMSSEDEVIALDDF from the exons ATG gaaGACAAGCAGTATGTTATGGAATCACCAGAAGACTGCCAGTCCTCGAATGAATGtggag tggctGGCAGGGACATGGGGGAACGTTGTTCATTATCCCCACCACAGCTCAGTGTCAGGCTGAAACAAGCAAGTGATATTCAGATATTGACAAAGCATTGGGATGACGTTGATCATGGgccaattgatattttgctaGTGACTGCAGAGAAGTGTGAGTTCTTGAGCTGTCTTCCTTTCCTGGAGCAACTTTTCAAAAGCTACATACACGGGATTGGTTTTGTGTACTTTGGATGCATGGGAGGTGCCATTGGCCAAGAAAAATTGAAGGTTGCATTGATGAGTTGTTCTAAAGGATCTGCAACCCCAAGGGGTTCTTTAACAGTGGCTCAGAGTGCAATCAGAGTCTTGCAGCCTAAGGCTGTGGTTTCAGTGGGAATTTGCACTAGTCTAGTCTCGGAAAACGTTAGAATGGGAGATGTAGTCATACCTTCAAAGCTAATATCTGCAGAGGGATTCAGTACTCCTGTTAGCCCATGCTTTGGCGACCTTGCGCGAGATGCACCCTATGGGTGGATTGCTCCGTTGAAAGATCGAGGTGAATTGGAAGTTAACGTACATTGCGATGGTGATATCCTGAGCCAGTCACTGACAGAGAAGTGTCCATATGATGATATTTTTAAGCGTTATCCAGGGGCAGTTGCAAGTGAGACAGAAGGCAAAG GTGTTTATAGTGCAGCATATGATGCAAATATCGAGTGGATGATAGTGAAAGGTGTCGCCAGTTATTTTAATCAAGGCCAGTCTGCAACTTCTGAATGGATGTCTTTTGCGAGTACCATGGCTGCCTCTGTGGTAGCTAAGATGCTAAATGATCCAACAGTTTTCCAGAAGTGGGCCCACTATAGCCAAG GGGTTGAGCAAGCAAGTTTAGGTCAACGTTCTTCACTATTAAGGAGTGGTCATGATTTAGAATCTGCCATAGGTGCACAAG AAGATGAAGAGGGAACCCACATTGAGCATGGAGAGATAAAcg aaaatcaaaagagAACCAAGGTTGAGCTTGGGGAAGTGGAAG GATGGCACGGTGCATGTTTTACAACATCTGAAGATCAGCATTCCTTGGCAAAATATGGAG AAATGTCTTCAGAGGACGAAGTTATAGCCCTGGATGATTTCTAA
- the LOC136923115 gene encoding death domain-containing ATP nucleosidase-like isoform X2, whose amino-acid sequence MEDKQYVMESPEDCQSSNECGVAGRDMGERCSLSPPQLSVRLKQASDIQILTKHWDDVDHGPIDILLVTAEKCEFLSCLPFLEQLFKSYIHGIGFVYFGCMGGAIGQEKLKVALMSCSKGSATPRGSLTVAQSAIRVLQPKAVVSVGICTSLVSENVRMGDVVIPSKLISAEGFSTPVSPCFGDLARDAPYGWIAPLKDRGELEVNVHCDGDILSQSLTEKCPYDDIFKRYPGAVASETEGKGVYSAAYDANIEWMIVKGVASYFNQGQSATSEWMSFASTMAASVVAKMLNDPTVFQKWAHYSQGVEQASLGQRSSLLRSGHDLESAIGAQDEEGTHIEHGEINENQKRTKVELGEVEGWHGACFTTSEDQHSLAKYGEMSSEDEVIALDDF is encoded by the exons ATG gaaGACAAGCAGTATGTTATGGAATCACCAGAAGACTGCCAGTCCTCGAATGAATGtggag tggctGGCAGGGACATGGGGGAACGTTGTTCATTATCCCCACCACAGCTCAGTGTCAGGCTGAAACAAGCAAGTGATATTCAGATATTGACAAAGCATTGGGATGACGTTGATCATGGgccaattgatattttgctaGTGACTGCAGAGAAGTGTGAGTTCTTGAGCTGTCTTCCTTTCCTGGAGCAACTTTTCAAAAGCTACATACACGGGATTGGTTTTGTGTACTTTGGATGCATGGGAGGTGCCATTGGCCAAGAAAAATTGAAGGTTGCATTGATGAGTTGTTCTAAAGGATCTGCAACCCCAAGGGGTTCTTTAACAGTGGCTCAGAGTGCAATCAGAGTCTTGCAGCCTAAGGCTGTGGTTTCAGTGGGAATTTGCACTAGTCTAGTCTCGGAAAACGTTAGAATGGGAGATGTAGTCATACCTTCAAAGCTAATATCTGCAGAGGGATTCAGTACTCCTGTTAGCCCATGCTTTGGCGACCTTGCGCGAGATGCACCCTATGGGTGGATTGCTCCGTTGAAAGATCGAGGTGAATTGGAAGTTAACGTACATTGCGATGGTGATATCCTGAGCCAGTCACTGACAGAGAAGTGTCCATATGATGATATTTTTAAGCGTTATCCAGGGGCAGTTGCAAGTGAGACAGAAGGCAAAG GTGTTTATAGTGCAGCATATGATGCAAATATCGAGTGGATGATAGTGAAAGGTGTCGCCAGTTATTTTAATCAAGGCCAGTCTGCAACTTCTGAATGGATGTCTTTTGCGAGTACCATGGCTGCCTCTGTGGTAGCTAAGATGCTAAATGATCCAACAGTTTTCCAGAAGTGGGCCCACTATAGCCAAG GGGTTGAGCAAGCAAGTTTAGGTCAACGTTCTTCACTATTAAGGAGTGGTCATGATTTAGAATCTGCCATAGGTGCACAAG ATGAAGAGGGAACCCACATTGAGCATGGAGAGATAAAcg aaaatcaaaagagAACCAAGGTTGAGCTTGGGGAAGTGGAAG GATGGCACGGTGCATGTTTTACAACATCTGAAGATCAGCATTCCTTGGCAAAATATGGAG AAATGTCTTCAGAGGACGAAGTTATAGCCCTGGATGATTTCTAA
- the LOC136923115 gene encoding death domain-containing ATP nucleosidase-like isoform X4 codes for MEDKQYVMESPEDCQSSNECGVAGRDMGERCSLSPPQLSVRLKQASDIQILTKHWDDVDHGPIDILLVTAEKCEFLSCLPFLEQLFKSYIHGIGFVYFGCMGGAIGQEKLKVALMSCSKGSATPRGSLTVAQSAIRVLQPKAVVSVGICTSLVSENVRMGDVVIPSKLISAEGFSTPVSPCFGDLARDAPYGWIAPLKDRGELEVNVHCDGDILSQSLTEKCPYDDIFKRYPGAVASETEGKGVYSAAYDANIEWMIVKGVASYFNQGQSATSEWMSFASTMAASVVAKMLNDPTVFQKWAHYSQGVEQASLGQRSSLLRSGHDLESAIGAQEDEEGTHIEHGEINENQKRTKVELGEVEGWHGACFTTSEDQHSLAKYGAKAQ; via the exons ATG gaaGACAAGCAGTATGTTATGGAATCACCAGAAGACTGCCAGTCCTCGAATGAATGtggag tggctGGCAGGGACATGGGGGAACGTTGTTCATTATCCCCACCACAGCTCAGTGTCAGGCTGAAACAAGCAAGTGATATTCAGATATTGACAAAGCATTGGGATGACGTTGATCATGGgccaattgatattttgctaGTGACTGCAGAGAAGTGTGAGTTCTTGAGCTGTCTTCCTTTCCTGGAGCAACTTTTCAAAAGCTACATACACGGGATTGGTTTTGTGTACTTTGGATGCATGGGAGGTGCCATTGGCCAAGAAAAATTGAAGGTTGCATTGATGAGTTGTTCTAAAGGATCTGCAACCCCAAGGGGTTCTTTAACAGTGGCTCAGAGTGCAATCAGAGTCTTGCAGCCTAAGGCTGTGGTTTCAGTGGGAATTTGCACTAGTCTAGTCTCGGAAAACGTTAGAATGGGAGATGTAGTCATACCTTCAAAGCTAATATCTGCAGAGGGATTCAGTACTCCTGTTAGCCCATGCTTTGGCGACCTTGCGCGAGATGCACCCTATGGGTGGATTGCTCCGTTGAAAGATCGAGGTGAATTGGAAGTTAACGTACATTGCGATGGTGATATCCTGAGCCAGTCACTGACAGAGAAGTGTCCATATGATGATATTTTTAAGCGTTATCCAGGGGCAGTTGCAAGTGAGACAGAAGGCAAAG GTGTTTATAGTGCAGCATATGATGCAAATATCGAGTGGATGATAGTGAAAGGTGTCGCCAGTTATTTTAATCAAGGCCAGTCTGCAACTTCTGAATGGATGTCTTTTGCGAGTACCATGGCTGCCTCTGTGGTAGCTAAGATGCTAAATGATCCAACAGTTTTCCAGAAGTGGGCCCACTATAGCCAAG GGGTTGAGCAAGCAAGTTTAGGTCAACGTTCTTCACTATTAAGGAGTGGTCATGATTTAGAATCTGCCATAGGTGCACAAG AAGATGAAGAGGGAACCCACATTGAGCATGGAGAGATAAAcg aaaatcaaaagagAACCAAGGTTGAGCTTGGGGAAGTGGAAG GATGGCACGGTGCATGTTTTACAACATCTGAAGATCAGCATTCCTTGGCAAAATATGGAG CGAAAGCTCAATGA
- the LOC136923115 gene encoding death domain-containing ATP nucleosidase-like isoform X3, which yields MEDKQYVMESPEDCQSSNECGVAGRDMGERCSLSPPQLSVRLKQASDIQILTKHWDDVDHGPIDILLVTAEKCEFLSCLPFLEQLFKSYIHGIGFVYFGCMGGAIGQEKLKVALMSCSKGSATPRGSLTVAQSAIRVLQPKAVVSVGICTSLVSENVRMGDVVIPSKLISAEGFSTPVSPCFGDLARDAPYGWIAPLKDRGELEVNVHCDGDILSQSLTEKCPYDDIFKRYPGAVASETEGKGVYSAAYDANIEWMIVKGVASYFNQGQSATSEWMSFASTMAASVVAKMLNDPTVFQKWAHYSQGVEQASLGQRSSLLRSGHDLESAIGAQEDEEGTHIEHGEINENQKRTKVELGEVEGWHGACFTTSEDQHSLAKYGGLCV from the exons ATG gaaGACAAGCAGTATGTTATGGAATCACCAGAAGACTGCCAGTCCTCGAATGAATGtggag tggctGGCAGGGACATGGGGGAACGTTGTTCATTATCCCCACCACAGCTCAGTGTCAGGCTGAAACAAGCAAGTGATATTCAGATATTGACAAAGCATTGGGATGACGTTGATCATGGgccaattgatattttgctaGTGACTGCAGAGAAGTGTGAGTTCTTGAGCTGTCTTCCTTTCCTGGAGCAACTTTTCAAAAGCTACATACACGGGATTGGTTTTGTGTACTTTGGATGCATGGGAGGTGCCATTGGCCAAGAAAAATTGAAGGTTGCATTGATGAGTTGTTCTAAAGGATCTGCAACCCCAAGGGGTTCTTTAACAGTGGCTCAGAGTGCAATCAGAGTCTTGCAGCCTAAGGCTGTGGTTTCAGTGGGAATTTGCACTAGTCTAGTCTCGGAAAACGTTAGAATGGGAGATGTAGTCATACCTTCAAAGCTAATATCTGCAGAGGGATTCAGTACTCCTGTTAGCCCATGCTTTGGCGACCTTGCGCGAGATGCACCCTATGGGTGGATTGCTCCGTTGAAAGATCGAGGTGAATTGGAAGTTAACGTACATTGCGATGGTGATATCCTGAGCCAGTCACTGACAGAGAAGTGTCCATATGATGATATTTTTAAGCGTTATCCAGGGGCAGTTGCAAGTGAGACAGAAGGCAAAG GTGTTTATAGTGCAGCATATGATGCAAATATCGAGTGGATGATAGTGAAAGGTGTCGCCAGTTATTTTAATCAAGGCCAGTCTGCAACTTCTGAATGGATGTCTTTTGCGAGTACCATGGCTGCCTCTGTGGTAGCTAAGATGCTAAATGATCCAACAGTTTTCCAGAAGTGGGCCCACTATAGCCAAG GGGTTGAGCAAGCAAGTTTAGGTCAACGTTCTTCACTATTAAGGAGTGGTCATGATTTAGAATCTGCCATAGGTGCACAAG AAGATGAAGAGGGAACCCACATTGAGCATGGAGAGATAAAcg aaaatcaaaagagAACCAAGGTTGAGCTTGGGGAAGTGGAAG GATGGCACGGTGCATGTTTTACAACATCTGAAGATCAGCATTCCTTGGCAAAATATGGAG gttTATGTGTATAG
- the LOC136923115 gene encoding death domain-containing ATP nucleosidase-like isoform X5 — protein MEDKQYVMESPEDCQSSNECGVAGRDMGERCSLSPPQLSVRLKQASDIQILTKHWDDVDHGPIDILLVTAEKCEFLSCLPFLEQLFKSYIHGIGFVYFGCMGGAIGQEKLKVALMSCSKGSATPRGSLTVAQSAIRVLQPKAVVSVGICTSLVSENVRMGDVVIPSKLISAEGFSTPVSPCFGDLARDAPYGWIAPLKDRGELEVNVHCDGDILSQSLTEKCPYDDIFKRYPGAVASETEGKGVYSAAYDANIEWMIVKGVASYFNQGQSATSEWMSFASTMAASVVAKMLNDPTVFQKWAHYSQGVEQASLGQRSSLLRSGHDLESAIGAQDEEGTHIEHGEINENQKRTKVELGEVEGWHGACFTTSEDQHSLAKYGGLCV, from the exons ATG gaaGACAAGCAGTATGTTATGGAATCACCAGAAGACTGCCAGTCCTCGAATGAATGtggag tggctGGCAGGGACATGGGGGAACGTTGTTCATTATCCCCACCACAGCTCAGTGTCAGGCTGAAACAAGCAAGTGATATTCAGATATTGACAAAGCATTGGGATGACGTTGATCATGGgccaattgatattttgctaGTGACTGCAGAGAAGTGTGAGTTCTTGAGCTGTCTTCCTTTCCTGGAGCAACTTTTCAAAAGCTACATACACGGGATTGGTTTTGTGTACTTTGGATGCATGGGAGGTGCCATTGGCCAAGAAAAATTGAAGGTTGCATTGATGAGTTGTTCTAAAGGATCTGCAACCCCAAGGGGTTCTTTAACAGTGGCTCAGAGTGCAATCAGAGTCTTGCAGCCTAAGGCTGTGGTTTCAGTGGGAATTTGCACTAGTCTAGTCTCGGAAAACGTTAGAATGGGAGATGTAGTCATACCTTCAAAGCTAATATCTGCAGAGGGATTCAGTACTCCTGTTAGCCCATGCTTTGGCGACCTTGCGCGAGATGCACCCTATGGGTGGATTGCTCCGTTGAAAGATCGAGGTGAATTGGAAGTTAACGTACATTGCGATGGTGATATCCTGAGCCAGTCACTGACAGAGAAGTGTCCATATGATGATATTTTTAAGCGTTATCCAGGGGCAGTTGCAAGTGAGACAGAAGGCAAAG GTGTTTATAGTGCAGCATATGATGCAAATATCGAGTGGATGATAGTGAAAGGTGTCGCCAGTTATTTTAATCAAGGCCAGTCTGCAACTTCTGAATGGATGTCTTTTGCGAGTACCATGGCTGCCTCTGTGGTAGCTAAGATGCTAAATGATCCAACAGTTTTCCAGAAGTGGGCCCACTATAGCCAAG GGGTTGAGCAAGCAAGTTTAGGTCAACGTTCTTCACTATTAAGGAGTGGTCATGATTTAGAATCTGCCATAGGTGCACAAG ATGAAGAGGGAACCCACATTGAGCATGGAGAGATAAAcg aaaatcaaaagagAACCAAGGTTGAGCTTGGGGAAGTGGAAG GATGGCACGGTGCATGTTTTACAACATCTGAAGATCAGCATTCCTTGGCAAAATATGGAG gttTATGTGTATAG